One region of Prinia subflava isolate CZ2003 ecotype Zambia chromosome 6, Cam_Psub_1.2, whole genome shotgun sequence genomic DNA includes:
- the GALNT3 gene encoding polypeptide N-acetylgalactosaminyltransferase 3 isoform X2, protein MALKKTPKLFKTFFHWRLWKFSIIVFVFLVFLFLLQREVGVQDFKDEAGIEPAVGKKSHVLGLVLNAMNNIKGAKPKMQIKAPIRQTKIPGERHCLPGHYTPAELKPFLDRPPQDPNAPGASGKAFKTTNLNSEEQKEKQIGEEKHCFNAFASDRISLHRDLGPDTRPPECIEQKFKRCPPLPTTSIIIVFHNEAWSTLLRTVHSVMYTSPAILLKEIILVDDASVDEYLHDKLDEYVKQFQIVKVVRQKERKGLITARLLGASVATAETLTFLDAHCECFYGWLEPLLARIAENPVAVVSPDIASIDLNTFEFNKPSPYVHSHNRGNFDWSLSFGWESLPKHENKRRKDETYPIRTPTFAGGLFSISKDYFEHIGSYDEEMEIWGGENIEMSFRVWQCGGQLEIMPCSVVGHVFRSKSPHTFPKGTQVITRNQVRLAEVWMDEYKEIFYRRNTEAAKIVKQKTFGDLSKRLDLRQRLQCKNFTWYLNNVYPEAYVPDLNPLFSGYLKNIGNHMCLDVGENNHGGKPLIMYSCHGLGGNQDSHCQGRCWLESGQWETQCPALSHLPSHACSLTV, encoded by the exons ATGGCCTTGAAAAAGACACCTAAACTATTTAAGACATTTTTTCACTGGAGACTTTGGAAGTTTAGCATTATTGTGTTTGtctttttggtatttttatttttattacaaagaGAAGTGGGTGTTCAAGATTTTAAGGATGAAGCAGGAATAGAGCCAGCTGTTGGAAAGAAAAGTCATGTATTAGGTCTTGTGTTAAATGCTATGAACAATATCAAAGGTGCAAAGCCAAAAATGCAGATAAAAGCACCCATTAGGCAAACCAAAATTCCTGGAGAGAGACACTGTTTGCCAGGGCACTATACTCCAGCAGAACTGAAACCCTTTCTAGATCGGCCCCCTCAAGATCCTAATGCTCCTGGAGCTTCTGGTAAAGCATTTAAAACCACCAACTTAAATtcagaagaacagaaagaaaaacagattggAGAAGAGAAACACTGTTTTAATGCATTTGCAAGTGATAGGATTTCTTTACACCGCGATCTTGGACCAGACACTCGACCTCCTGA ATGTATTGAACAAAAGTTTAAGCGATGCCCGCCACTGCCAACCACAAGCATTATCATCGTTTTCCATAATGAAGCGTGGTCAACTCTGCTCAGAACTGTCCACAGTGTGATGTACACATCTCCTGCCATACTGCTGAAGGAGATTATTTTGGTGGATGATGCCAGTGTAGATG AATACCTGCATGATAAGCTCGATGAGTATGTGAAACAGTTTCAAATAGTTAAAGTAGTCCgtcagaaggaaagaaaaggtctGATCACTGCACGGTTGTTGGGAGCTTCGGTAGCAACAGCAGAGACCCTTACCTTCCTGGATGCTCATT GTGAATGCTTCTATGGCTGGTTAGAGCCATTATTGGCAAGAATAGCTGAGAATCCTGTCGCTGTTGTAAGCCCTGACATTGCTTCTATTGATCTCAATACCTTTGAATTCAATAAACCATCTCCTTATGTGCATAGCCACAACAGAGGAAATTTTGACTGGAGTTTGTCATTTGGGTGGGAGTCTCTTCCTAAACATgagaataaaagaagaaaggatgAAACCTATCCAATTAG AACACCTACTTTTGCTGGAGGTCTCTTTTCAATATCAAAAGACTACTTTGAACACATTGGAAGCTATGatgaagaaatggaaatatgGGGAGGTGAAAATATAGAAATGTCTTTCAGA GTGTGGCAATGTGGTGGACAGTTGGAGATCATGCCTTGCTCTGTTGTTGGCCATGTCTTTCGCAGCAAGAGTCCCCATACTTTCCCAAAAGGTACTCAGGTGATCACACGTAACCAAGTTCGCCTTGCGGAAGTGTGGATGGAtgaatataaagaaatattttaccGAAGAAACACAGAGGCAGCAAAAATTGTGAAACAA AAAACATTTGGAGACCTATCAAAAAGACTTGATTTAAGGCAGCGCCTGCAGTGTAAAAATTTTACCTGGTACCTCAATAATGTTTATCCAGAAGCATATGTGCCAGACCTGAATCCCTTGTTTTCTGGATAT TTAAAAAATATAGGTAACCACATGTGTCTGGATGTTGGTGAAAATAACCATGGTGGCAAACCATTGATTATGTATTCTTGTCATGGACTTGGAGGAAACCAG GACTCGCACTGTCAAGGAAGATGTTGGTTGGAATCCGGCCAGTGGGAGACCCAGTGTCCGGCCCTGAGCCACCTTCCCTCTCACGCTTGCAGCCTCACAGTGTGA
- the GALNT3 gene encoding polypeptide N-acetylgalactosaminyltransferase 3 isoform X1, whose amino-acid sequence MALKKTPKLFKTFFHWRLWKFSIIVFVFLVFLFLLQREVGVQDFKDEAGIEPAVGKKSHVLGLVLNAMNNIKGAKPKMQIKAPIRQTKIPGERHCLPGHYTPAELKPFLDRPPQDPNAPGASGKAFKTTNLNSEEQKEKQIGEEKHCFNAFASDRISLHRDLGPDTRPPECIEQKFKRCPPLPTTSIIIVFHNEAWSTLLRTVHSVMYTSPAILLKEIILVDDASVDEYLHDKLDEYVKQFQIVKVVRQKERKGLITARLLGASVATAETLTFLDAHCECFYGWLEPLLARIAENPVAVVSPDIASIDLNTFEFNKPSPYVHSHNRGNFDWSLSFGWESLPKHENKRRKDETYPIRTPTFAGGLFSISKDYFEHIGSYDEEMEIWGGENIEMSFRVWQCGGQLEIMPCSVVGHVFRSKSPHTFPKGTQVITRNQVRLAEVWMDEYKEIFYRRNTEAAKIVKQKTFGDLSKRLDLRQRLQCKNFTWYLNNVYPEAYVPDLNPLFSGYLKNIGNHMCLDVGENNHGGKPLIMYSCHGLGGNQYFEYSAHHEIRHNIQKELCLHASKGPVQLRECTYKGQKTFAVGEEQWLHQKDQTLYNEALHMCLTGNGEHPSLASCNPSDPFQKWIFGQND is encoded by the exons ATGGCCTTGAAAAAGACACCTAAACTATTTAAGACATTTTTTCACTGGAGACTTTGGAAGTTTAGCATTATTGTGTTTGtctttttggtatttttatttttattacaaagaGAAGTGGGTGTTCAAGATTTTAAGGATGAAGCAGGAATAGAGCCAGCTGTTGGAAAGAAAAGTCATGTATTAGGTCTTGTGTTAAATGCTATGAACAATATCAAAGGTGCAAAGCCAAAAATGCAGATAAAAGCACCCATTAGGCAAACCAAAATTCCTGGAGAGAGACACTGTTTGCCAGGGCACTATACTCCAGCAGAACTGAAACCCTTTCTAGATCGGCCCCCTCAAGATCCTAATGCTCCTGGAGCTTCTGGTAAAGCATTTAAAACCACCAACTTAAATtcagaagaacagaaagaaaaacagattggAGAAGAGAAACACTGTTTTAATGCATTTGCAAGTGATAGGATTTCTTTACACCGCGATCTTGGACCAGACACTCGACCTCCTGA ATGTATTGAACAAAAGTTTAAGCGATGCCCGCCACTGCCAACCACAAGCATTATCATCGTTTTCCATAATGAAGCGTGGTCAACTCTGCTCAGAACTGTCCACAGTGTGATGTACACATCTCCTGCCATACTGCTGAAGGAGATTATTTTGGTGGATGATGCCAGTGTAGATG AATACCTGCATGATAAGCTCGATGAGTATGTGAAACAGTTTCAAATAGTTAAAGTAGTCCgtcagaaggaaagaaaaggtctGATCACTGCACGGTTGTTGGGAGCTTCGGTAGCAACAGCAGAGACCCTTACCTTCCTGGATGCTCATT GTGAATGCTTCTATGGCTGGTTAGAGCCATTATTGGCAAGAATAGCTGAGAATCCTGTCGCTGTTGTAAGCCCTGACATTGCTTCTATTGATCTCAATACCTTTGAATTCAATAAACCATCTCCTTATGTGCATAGCCACAACAGAGGAAATTTTGACTGGAGTTTGTCATTTGGGTGGGAGTCTCTTCCTAAACATgagaataaaagaagaaaggatgAAACCTATCCAATTAG AACACCTACTTTTGCTGGAGGTCTCTTTTCAATATCAAAAGACTACTTTGAACACATTGGAAGCTATGatgaagaaatggaaatatgGGGAGGTGAAAATATAGAAATGTCTTTCAGA GTGTGGCAATGTGGTGGACAGTTGGAGATCATGCCTTGCTCTGTTGTTGGCCATGTCTTTCGCAGCAAGAGTCCCCATACTTTCCCAAAAGGTACTCAGGTGATCACACGTAACCAAGTTCGCCTTGCGGAAGTGTGGATGGAtgaatataaagaaatattttaccGAAGAAACACAGAGGCAGCAAAAATTGTGAAACAA AAAACATTTGGAGACCTATCAAAAAGACTTGATTTAAGGCAGCGCCTGCAGTGTAAAAATTTTACCTGGTACCTCAATAATGTTTATCCAGAAGCATATGTGCCAGACCTGAATCCCTTGTTTTCTGGATAT TTAAAAAATATAGGTAACCACATGTGTCTGGATGTTGGTGAAAATAACCATGGTGGCAAACCATTGATTATGTATTCTTGTCATGGACTTGGAGGAAACCAG TACTTTGAATATTCTGCACACCACGAAATTCGCCATAACATTCAGAAGGAGCTTTGTCTGCATGCTTCCAAGGGACCCGTGCAGCTTCGTGAGTGCACCTACAAAGGCCAGAAGACCTTTGCTGTTGGAGAGGAGCAGTGGCTGCACCAGAAG GATCAAACTCTGTACAATGAAGCACTACATATGTGCCTTACAGGAAATGGAGAGCATCCGAGTTTGGCATCCTGTAATCCATCAGACCCTTTCCAGAAGTGGATCTTTGGCCAGAACGATTAA